The genomic stretch AGTCTTTCGGAACCTGTTGGACACGCGCGAGATGAAGATTTCATTGGATCTGTCTAACTCTGGCATACTCAAGTTGGCGGCCGATGGAAAAATCGTCAATCGCCTCATGAAAAGGGTTATCAAGAAATCAAGTGGTTATCAGAATCATTTCTTCCCACGAATCCTCATCACTGCGGCGCGCCTCTGAGCAGCCGCGCGCGATGTGGAAAGTGACTGCACTTCTGCCATGGCCATGGCCAGTTTTCCCGTGCCAAAGTCCAGGATTCCTGATGTGTCGACCTCGCCTCGGCGATACAAAAATATCTTCGCTTCCTTGGTGTTGAAGTCGATCACTCCGTAGCGGCGTGAACTAAAGGGCACTCGCACAGCGGACGAGACAACTTCAGTCGTCTTTGTGTTGGGATGCTGATGCAGCCGATTCTTATGAATGTCCCCACCGAGATATAGCGCCACCTTGTTCTTCAACGCGGGCTGGAGGCGTTTGATGTAGAAGTCGGTGTAATAGTCCCAAGCCTGGTCACTAGCGCCAGAGAGGGTCGAACCAGAAATTATCAGTATGGGGCGCTGCGCTTGCTTGATCTCGTTCAACAACCACGCCTCCTGTGTAGCTCCGAGGAGACTCGCGGTATTGGTTGCGCCTGACCCATCCCATCGTTCCCGGTAGTAGCGCCCATCGCAAACAAGCACTCGAAACGGGTCCAGGTCAAAAGCGTTGTACGTTTCCTGATCGGCGAACGGGTGGTCGAGAAGCGATTGAACTCCGAGCGGGATCGCGGGCAGGGCGGCAGGAAGAGGTCGTAAATTCAAGGCTTGAAAGTAGTGATGAAACAACACCCGTGCAATGCGGCGCTTCTTGGGGACATCGTGCTTCGTGTCCGCGCCGTAGCAGTTGTTCCAGCAGAAGTCGTGGTCATCCCAGGTGCCAATGACCTGTCCTGCGGGGATCGAATTTGCCAAGGCACGTAGACTGCGAGTATGGAACTGCTCCCGATAGCGTTCGAACAATTCTGTCGCGAATTTTTCGACGGTCCAACCCGCCGGCGCACCCAGAGTCGGGAAGTAGTCGAGGTAGACATTGTCGCCACCGAGCAGCAACCAGTCGGGGCGGTGGGCGAGAGCATCGGCCCACACCGACATTCCATTTTTGCCGTCGTGCATCATGCACGAACCGAACACCAAAGTCGTCATTTTGTACTCCCGGTAGTGCCTGATCTCTATGTCTCGTCAAGGAGCGACTTCTCGCACCAGAAAAGCGAGGACACGGAAAAAGCGAGGACACGCGCACACGCAGAAAGGAGAGCAGAAAAAGCGAGGACACGCGCAAATTGGCGGCTTTCCAACACGGACGTCAGTACTTTCCGACAGCGCGCGCTCGCCGTCTCGGCAACGCTACTTCCCATGACGCAAGCCCGCTCCCTGCTGGTCCCCGCCAACGCACACGGTGTCTATCACTGCGTCTAGCGTTGCGTGCGTCGGGCGTGGCTGTGCGGGCGTGATCCGCTCACGGGCGCGGATCACGAGCATCGCCGGCAGTGGGTCGAAGACCGCCTGGCGCAACTCGCGGACCTCTATGCCGTTTCCATCTGGGGCTACGCGGTGATGAGCAATCACCTGCATGTGGTGATCGAGATGCATGCCGACGTCGCGCGGGACTGGAGCCCGGACGACGTCGCCGTCCGCTGGCTGGGGCTCTATCCGCCGGAGGAAGGCCAATTCGAAGCGGCAAAGGCGCAGATCGTCGGTAACAACGACCGCTTGGGCGTGCTGCGTTCGCGGCTCTGCAGCCTTTCCTGGTTCATGAAGTCGCTGAGCGAGCCCATCGCCCGGCGGGCAAACGTCGAGGACCACTGCAAGGGCCGGTTCTGGGAGGGTCGCTTTCGGTCCCAGGTGCTGGTCGACGAGACCGCCGTGCTGTCGGCGATGACCTACGTGGACCTGAACCCGATCCGCGCCGGCATGACCGCAGACCTTGAGGGCTCCGTTCACACCAGCATCCTCAAGCGCATCCGGGTCATCGAGTCCGTATCCCTTTTGGAGTCACCGCGGCCCGCGGCCGAGGGCGATTCCCTACGTGCGCCTGCCAAGAGCCCGCGCGGTCCGGTGCTCGCGCCGGTACTGGGTATTCGCGGACTGTCGGTGACGGCACTCTCCAGCACCGAGTACATCGAACTGGTCGACATCACCGGCCGCCAATGGCACTCCACCAAGCGCGGTCGGATCACTGGGCAACCGCCCGCCGTCCTTCGGCGCCTGGGAATGAATGCCTCTGAGTGGACCGACCGCGTACGCGCAGTCAAACCAGAGCAAGGATTCTGTCGCGTCATCGGCAGCGAAAGTGCGCTCCTCGACAAAGCCGGCGAGATCGGCCAGCGCTGGCTGCGCGGCCTGGGCGTGGCTCGTTCGCTCGCGAACTGAGCGGCGACACCCAGCCACTTTCGGCGCCGCGGGCGCCTGGGCGTGTTGCTGCCGCCAGTTCCAAGGCGTTGAATCCAGGTGCTTTTTGGCGGCGAAATCATGCTCCTGGGCTTCATGACTGTGAACGAATCGCTGGGTGTCCCCGCTTTCGAATCGCTGGGTGTCCCCGCTTTTACGAACGAATCGCTGGGTGTCCCCGCTTTTGCCTTGAATCCGGGTGCTTTTCGGCGGCGAAATCATCCTTCTGGGCTTCATGACTCCGAACGAATCGCTGGGTGTCCCTGCTTTTGCGAACGAATCGCTGGGTGTCCCCGCTTTTCCGAACGAATCGCTGGGTGTCCCCGCTTTTGTACTACTTTTCAACCAGATCGTCCTGGCGATTCGGGAGGCTCCTCCCATTCCTCCTTTCCCCGCTCCCGTCCCTCACTTGACCCATCACTATGAGACTAACAAATAGACTGTAATAGAGAAACACTATCGCAATCTCAAACACCGACAGCAAAAGCCCCAAACCATAAATCGGCTTAATCCAGCCTGCAGATTTGCCAAGACCACCAAGAGCCCACTGAAGCATGAAGTACTTCATTGGGACGTATGGCTTGGCACGCAACTGAACGTTCTGCTCTGCCAAATCATCGTAACGCATCACGGTCTTTGGAAATAGGCCCGAAATATAATCCGCAATATCTGACGACCTTGCACCCGCATTCGACCGAAGTCTTTTGAAGAACTCACTGGAGTGACCAGTGCGATGGCTCGCAACAGCAACAGAGCGGCCACCCTCCATGATCTCAATCTTGAAATTGTAACGATCCCCTTCCCCCAAGGGTCGCTGCTGTTGCGCTATCTGCTCCACAATTTTCAAATCTCGGCCACCTACACTAATGAGGCAACTATGTCCGTAACCAAGAACCAATTGGACACAAGTCGCCTGGAGTTCTTTATCGACACTGAGCTCAACGAGCAACTCCCGCCAGGGCCTTGCACCCGCCAAAGCATCACTGAGAGTAGCCTCGAGATCACTCCGAAGTCGCTGGCCGAAAGACTGCTCGATCTCGTAATCGTCAGGAGTCAAATTGTACAAAAAATAATGCGCCGATCCAATAAACTGGCCGAATATAGCCGCCACTATCGCAAGAATCAGAAAATTGTCAGATCTGGAAAGCGCGTGCTTCCAGCTATTGCGCCAGGCGCTTATTATCACGGCAAATGCGCAAACTGAAGCGCAAAGCCATTGCACCGACCACTCTAGAAATATTGTATGCCGGGACGCTGTCCACGCGACCGGGAAACCAAACGCAAAACCAATCGATCCAGCGACCAGGGACCGCTTCAGGATGCGTCTTGCCGTATGACTTATCATTGGCCTAACCGATAATTTTGATTTTCAAAACCGAACCTTGAAATTCTTCAGCGCCTCGGCGACGATCTCTTGTGCTGGCTAGCGCGTGTGCCTGCGTTCCTCGGCGGCGGATTCGATGGCCGCTAGCTCCGAGACTTTGAATCGAGATGCTTTCCAAGATCGAATCTATTGTCCCAGACTTCCTCACGCCCAGCTAGTGGCTGGGTCTCCCCGCTTCCCTCGCTCGGTGTCCCCGCTTCCCTAAACTACGTAAAGTCAAAAAAGTCAGCAAGCACCGGGCTGAAATGGAGACCGTTCGCCGTGCGGTTCCTAGCATCCACACATATCACTTCTGCGCCCGTTGCCCGCGTTTCCAAGATGAGGTCCCGGCCCGGCAAGAATTGATCAATTTGAATACCGTGGCGGTTTGCAGAAAGAAATACAACTCTCGTGCGTTCAGGCTTGAAGCAAGCGATAAATGCTTTCACCGAATCTACAACGTCCGGCATATGGTTGAATGCGTCGGGCTGAAATGGACAAGCGATAGACCAACGGCCTCCTGTTAATCCAGCCCGTATCTTGGCGTGGAACTTCTCTACAGAATCTCCGTAGCGAGAACGACTGCAAGGGCCGGTTCTGGGGAGGACGCTTCCGATCCCAGGTACTGCTCGACGAGACCGCCGTGCTGTCGGCCATGGCCTACGTGGACCTCAACCCGATCCGCGCCGGCATGACCGCAGACCTTGAGGGCTCGGCTCACACCAGCATCCTCAAGCGCATCCGGGTGTCCCTGCCTTTGGGAACTCAGACTACGCATGTCCGGACAGTACAATAACATCATTCGAAGGCGTCAGCTCACACTCTTTTAGCAGAGATTTCCATTCATCTTCTGGAAATACACGGGTGGATTCGTAAATAACAAACAGAATGGACGACCACGAAGGCGAGCGGTATCCCCTTGTATCGGCCAA from Rhodanobacteraceae bacterium encodes the following:
- a CDS encoding alkaline phosphatase D family protein, producing the protein MTTLVFGSCMMHDGKNGMSVWADALAHRPDWLLLGGDNVYLDYFPTLGAPAGWTVEKFATELFERYREQFHTRSLRALANSIPAGQVIGTWDDHDFCWNNCYGADTKHDVPKKRRIARVLFHHYFQALNLRPLPAALPAIPLGVQSLLDHPFADQETYNAFDLDPFRVLVCDGRYYRERWDGSGATNTASLLGATQEAWLLNEIKQAQRPILIISGSTLSGASDQAWDYYTDFYIKRLQPALKNKVALYLGGDIHKNRLHQHPNTKTTEVVSSAVRVPFSSRRYGVIDFNTKEAKIFLYRRGEVDTSGILDFGTGKLAMAMAEVQSLSTSRAAAQRRAAVMRIRGKK